One window of Microcoleus vaginatus PCC 9802 genomic DNA carries:
- a CDS encoding HU family DNA-binding protein yields MNKGELVDAVAEKASVTKKQADAVLSAALEAIMEAVSDGDKVTLVGFGSFESRERKAREGRNPKTGDKMEIPATRVPAFSAGKLFKDRVAPPKNAE; encoded by the coding sequence ATGAACAAAGGTGAATTGGTTGATGCAGTCGCGGAAAAGGCTAGCGTGACGAAAAAACAGGCAGATGCTGTTTTGAGTGCCGCCCTTGAAGCAATCATGGAAGCTGTCTCCGATGGCGACAAAGTGACGCTGGTCGGTTTTGGCTCATTTGAGTCGCGGGAACGCAAAGCCCGCGAGGGTCGCAATCCCAAAACTGGCGACAAGATGGAAATCCCGGCAACCAGAGTTCCTGCATTTTCCGCAGGGAAGTTGTTTAAGGACAGAGTTGCACCGCCGAAAAACGCGGAATAG
- a CDS encoding threonine-phosphate decarboxylase produces MIRPVHGGNLAWAAALAGCPASAILDFSASISPLGPPESALDAIQAHLSSLTAYPDPDYGELRTALGEALNVDRDWILPGNGSAELLTWAAWDLSKLEATYLVTPAFGDYSRALSAFGAQVLKCPLELQSLDAEAGSRLVTDDLSVSNRSLVSPSLCLPVPLAIDANRRGLLLNNPHNPTGLLFAREAILPYLKQLGMVVVDEAFMDFLPPSEQETLIDDVEEFPNLVILRSLTKFYSLPGLRLGCAIAHPDILRRWQQQRDPWPVNALAAAAAAAVVRDAAFERQTWDWLPVARRELFEGLANLPGLQPFAGAANFLLVESSMSVSSIQKSLLERHRILIRDCLSFPELGDRFFRVAVRSRPDNLRLIAGLAEVIH; encoded by the coding sequence TTGATTAGACCTGTACACGGTGGGAATTTAGCTTGGGCAGCCGCACTGGCAGGCTGCCCTGCCTCTGCTATTCTCGATTTTTCGGCGAGTATCAGTCCTTTGGGCCCTCCTGAGTCGGCCCTGGATGCGATTCAAGCACACTTGAGCAGTCTGACGGCTTACCCTGATCCGGATTATGGGGAGCTCAGGACTGCTTTGGGTGAGGCTTTGAATGTTGACCGGGATTGGATTTTGCCGGGGAATGGTTCGGCGGAATTGTTGACTTGGGCGGCTTGGGATTTGTCGAAGCTGGAGGCGACTTATTTGGTGACTCCGGCTTTTGGCGATTACTCGCGGGCTCTTTCGGCTTTCGGCGCGCAGGTGCTGAAATGCCCTTTGGAACTGCAATCGTTGGACGCGGAGGCTGGAAGCCGGTTAGTAACGGATGATTTGTCGGTTTCTAACCGTTCCCTTGTCTCCCCTTCTCTCTGTCTCCCAGTTCCTCTTGCTATCGATGCCAATCGACGAGGTTTACTCCTGAACAACCCGCACAATCCTACGGGTTTGCTGTTTGCTAGGGAGGCGATTTTGCCTTATTTGAAGCAGTTAGGTATGGTGGTGGTGGATGAGGCCTTTATGGACTTTCTACCGCCTTCTGAGCAGGAAACTTTGATCGATGATGTTGAGGAGTTTCCGAATTTGGTGATTTTACGATCGCTCACTAAATTCTATTCTCTGCCGGGACTGCGCTTGGGCTGTGCGATCGCCCATCCCGATATTCTGCGTCGCTGGCAGCAGCAGCGCGATCCTTGGCCTGTGAATGCTTTGGCTGCTGCTGCTGCTGCTGCTGTGGTGCGAGATGCGGCTTTTGAGCGGCAAACCTGGGATTGGCTGCCAGTTGCTCGCCGAGAGCTATTTGAGGGTTTGGCTAATTTACCGGGTTTGCAGCCTTTTGCAGGAGCGGCTAATTTCTTGTTGGTTGAGTCGTCGATGTCGGTTTCTTCTATTCAAAAAAGTCTGTTGGAACGACACCGAATTTTGATTCGGGATTGTTTAAGTTTTCCTGAGTTGGGCGATCGATTTTTTCGGGTGGCTGTGCGCTCAAGGCCGGACAATCTGCGGCTGATTGCTGGACTTGCC